A window of the Cynocephalus volans isolate mCynVol1 chromosome 10, mCynVol1.pri, whole genome shotgun sequence genome harbors these coding sequences:
- the NXPH3 gene encoding neurexophilin-3, whose amino-acid sequence MQLTRCCFAFLVQGSLYLVICGQDDGPPGSEDPERDDHEGQPRPRVPRKRGHISPKSRPMVNSTLLGLLAPPGEAWGVVGQPPNRLNHSPSPSAKVKKIFGWGDFYSNIKTVALNLLVTGKIVDHGNGTFSVHFRHNATGQGNISISLVPPSKAVEFHQEQQIFIEAKASKIFNCRMEWEKVERGRRTSLCTHDPAKTCSRDHAQSSATWSCSQPFKVVCVYIAFYSTDYRLVQKVCPDYNYHSDTPYYPSG is encoded by the exons ATGCAACTGACTCGCTGCTGCTTCGCGTTCCTAGTGCAGGGCAGCCTCTATCTG GTCATCTGTGGACAGGATGATGGTCCCCCCGGCTCAGAGGATCCTGAGCGTGATGACCATGAGGGCCAGCCCCGGCCCCGGGTGCCTCGGAAGCGGGGCCACATCTCACCCAAGTCCCGCCCCATGGTCAATTCCACTCTCCTAGGGCTGCTGGCGCCACCTGGGGAGGCTTGGGGGGTCGTTGGGCAGCCCCCCAACCGCTTGAACCACAGCCCCTCACCCTCAGCCAAGGTGAAGAAAATCTTTGGCTGGGGTGACTTCTATTCCAACATCAAGACGGTGGCCCTGAACCTGCTTGTCACAGGGAAGATCGTGGACCACGGCAACGGGACCTTCAGCGTCCACTTTCGACACAACGCCACTGGCCAGGGCAACATCTCCATCAGCCTTGTGCCCCCAAGTAAAGCTGTAGAGTTCCACCAGGAACAGCAGATCTTCATCGAAGCCAAGGCCTCCAAAATCTTCAACTGCCGGATGGAGTGGGAGAAGGTAGAACGGGGCCGCCGGACCTCACTCTGCACGCACGACCCAGCCAAGACCTGCTCCCGAGACCACGCTCAGAGCTCGGCCACCTGGAGCTGCTCCCAGCCCTTTAAAGTCGTCTGCGTCTACATCGCCTTCTACAGCACAGACTACCGGCTGGTCCAGAAGGTGTGCCCAGATTACAACTACCATAGCGATACCCCCTACTACCCctctgggtga